A single window of Vidua chalybeata isolate OUT-0048 chromosome 7, bVidCha1 merged haplotype, whole genome shotgun sequence DNA harbors:
- the INHA gene encoding inhibin alpha chain, giving the protein MPPCPGGSAVGRRAGQTGRSPRQSPPSHHPAVCPTVMLLLLHLLPAMLPTAALASCTGAGADRQLILAKVRARVLEHLSPPLLQEEPQMEARRVHRRDVLENTEVEPEELEDTSQVILFPATDVPCEPTQPDKLLEEEGIFTYLFQPSAHTLSRVVTSAQLWFYTGPSAAPNHSIPDVLTLSPQGRVPVTAMAERTPEHWTVFHLAPVLLPQLWQPLFVLLVRCPGCPCLAEGDKMPFLVATTRAKSSERARRSAMPWSPAALSLLQRPSEELAAHTNCRRASLNISFEELGWDKWIVHPSSFVFHYCHGSCAAGHGLSHRLGVQLCCAALPGTMRSLRVRTTSDGGYSFKYETVPNILAQDCTCV; this is encoded by the exons ATGCCACCCTGCCCCGGGGGGAGCGCAGTGGGCAGACGAGCTGGGCAGACAGGCAGAAGCCCGCGGCAGAGCCCCCCAAGCCACCACCCTGCTGTGTGCCCCACGGtcatgctgctgctcctgcacctgCTGCCTGCCATGCTGCCCACCGCTGCCCTGGCCAGCTGCACCGGGGCGGGTGCTGACCGGCAGCTCATCCTGGCCAAGGTGCGGGCTCGGGTGCTGGAACATCTGAGTCCCCCCCTTCTCCAGGAGGAGCCACAGATGGAAGCAAGGAGGGTACACCGGAGAGACGTCCTTGAAAACACTGAAGTGgagccagaggagctggaggacaCCTCCCAGGTGATCTTATTCCCTGCCACAG ATGTTCCTTGTGAGCCCACACAGCCAGACAAGCTGCTGGAGGAAGAAGGAATTTTCACCTACCTCTTCCAGCCCTCGGCACACACCCTGAGCCGTGTGGTGActtctgcccagctctggtttTACACGGGCCCCTCGGCTGCCCCCAACCACTCCATCCCTGACGTGCTGACCCTGTCCCCTCAGGGCCGGGTGCCGGTGACAGCCATGGCAGAGCGGACACCTGAGCACTGGACAGTGTTTCACTtggccccagtgctgctgccccagctctggcagccgCTCTTTGTGCTCCTGGTGCgctgccctggctgcccctgcctggctgagGGGGACAAGATGCCCTTCCTGGTGGCCACCACCCGGGCCAAGAGCAGTGAGAGGGCTCGTCGCTCTGCCATGCCCTGGTCCCCAGCCGCCCTGAGCCTGCTGCAGCGTCCATCTGAGGAGCTAGCTGCCCACACCAACTGTCGCCGGGCTTCCCTCAACATCTCCTTcgaggagctgggctgggacaaGTGGATCGTGCATCCCAGCAGCTTTGTTTTCCACTACTGCCATGGGAGCTGCGCTGCAGGCCACGGGCTGAGCCACCGGCTgggtgtgcagctctgctgcgCTGCCCTGCCCGGCACCATGCGCTCCCTGCGTGTCCGCACCACCTCCGACGGCGGGTACTCCTTCAAGTACGAGACGGTGCCCAACATCCTGGCCCAGGACTGCACCTGTGTCTAA
- the LOC128790470 gene encoding gap junction gamma-1 protein-like, with the protein MSWSFLTRLLEEINNHSTFVGKIWLTVLIVFRIVLTAVGGESIYYDEQSKFVCNTQQPGCENVCYDAFAPLSHVRFWIFQIIMVATPSVLYLGFAMHRIARMPESSRRRPPSARRARMPVVRRGAGRDYEEAEDDNEEDPMIFEEIEVEKEKSPEGGEKHDGRRRIKQDGLMRAYVLHLLCRSVLEMVFLFGQYLLYRFEVSPSYVCSRSPCPHTVDCFVSRPTEKTIFLLIMYAVSGLCLFLNLCELLHLGVGRIRDALSQADGSPLPTGDSPAPQYPKKAPSAPPTYHSLKKELPQAPLTNSKLDYRESLAQGRFALAAAPPVHKLDRLREHLRLAQEHLEVAFHLQPPPRPPSPARSSSPEANGIAAEQNRLNLAHEKGTTACDRTTGL; encoded by the exons ATGAGCTGGAGTTTCCTGACGCGGCTCCTGGAGGAGATCAACAACCACTCAACCTTCGTGGGCAAGATCTGGCTGACCGTCCTCATTGTCTTCCGCATCGTGCTGACGGCCGTGGGGGGAGAGTCCATCTACTACGACGAGCAGAGCAAGTTTGTCTGCAACACGCAGCAGCCGGGCTGTGAGAACGTCTGCTACGACGCCTTTGCGCCCCTGTCCCACGTCCGCTTCTGGATCTTCCAGATCATCATGGTGGCGACGCCGTCGGTGCTCTACCTGGGCTTTGCCATGCACCGCATCGCTCGCATGCCTGAGTCCTCACGGCGCCGGCCACCGTCAGCCCGGCGGGCACGCATGCCAGTGGTGCGCCGGGGAGCCGGGCGAGACTATGAGGAGGCAGAAGATGACAATGAAGAAGACCCCATGATCTTTGAGGAGATCGaggtggagaaggagaagagcccagagggtggagagaagcaTGATGGCCGGCGCCGTATCAAGCAGGACGGGCTGATGCGTGCCTATGTCCTACACTTGCTGTGCCGCTCAGTGCTGGAGATGGTTTTCCTCTTTGGGCAGTACCTGCTGTACCGCTTTGAGGTGAGCCCCTCCTATGTCTGCAGCCGCAGCCCCTGCCCACACACTGTCGACTGCTTTGTCTCCCGCCCCACTGAGAAGACCATCTTCCTCCTCATCATGTATGCAGTCAGCGggctctgcctcttcctcaACCTCTGCGAGCTCTTGCATCTTGGTGTGGGGCGCATCCGTGATGCCCTGAGCCAGGCCGATGGCTCCCCGCTCCCAACTGGCGACAGTCCTGCACCACAATACCCCAAGAAAGCCCCCAGCGCCCCCCCCACCTACCACTCCCTGAAGAAGGAGCTGCCACAAGCCCCACTGACCAACAGCAAGCTGGACTACCGGGAGAGCCTGGCCCAGGGGCGCTttgccctggctgcagctcccccgGTGCACAAGCTGGACCGGCTGCGTGAGCATCTGCGTCTGGCCCAGGAGCACCTGGAGGTGGCCTTCCACCTCCAGCCCCCGCCACGGCCCCCCAGTCCTGCCCGCAGCAGCAGTCCCGAGGCCAACGGCATCGCCGCCGAGCAGAACCGCCTCAACCTCGCCCATGAGAAGGGGACCACTGCCTGTGACAGGACCACGG GGCTGTGA